A single genomic interval of Candidatus Zixiibacteriota bacterium harbors:
- a CDS encoding O-antigen ligase family protein, whose protein sequence is METGKAALWVSLVVVFTMIMRRNRSAFGLFARGLTVVAVCLAAIGICQYYDVAFAGYVRSGGLANRNLLASALCLLLPFVLYVILHGGIIWRRFGLAAIVPAIAIVMLTNSRATWFALALATIVLIGAWLVLSRNVQISAGQLPIWKRRAVAAFLVAAITAVLFSTPILRRSDQQSVVDRAMTASSLHQGSVAERLAMWENSLAMFSDFPLLGVGAGNWKLISPAYGPIAKRQWTDNAMFQRPHNDYLWILSESGIFSLICYLTVLTMALVQSIRTVRIATTSDDVAASFTMLFGLVLFMIISFFSYPKERMVHTMLLALMLASIPAVHKTKEIGSDKVRRLLLTAVVALALGSLTVGLVRLQSESHIVGALNARDQAEWPSVIREVDLATSWLVRFDHAATPLTWYRGVANFSLGRHEAAFDDFSDAYGVHPNHHHVLNNLGTCYELKQMHDSAIFFYRRALEIMPGFENAAINLAAACFNDRRYEAALKVLNGMDQPVADPRFEDYREQINRKLDETRRN, encoded by the coding sequence ATGGAAACCGGGAAAGCAGCGCTGTGGGTGTCGCTTGTTGTCGTCTTCACCATGATTATGCGGCGCAACCGATCAGCCTTTGGTCTCTTCGCACGCGGACTGACCGTAGTTGCAGTCTGCCTGGCTGCCATCGGAATATGCCAATATTATGATGTCGCTTTCGCTGGATACGTGCGCAGCGGCGGACTGGCCAATCGCAACCTGCTGGCTTCCGCCTTATGTCTGTTGCTACCCTTCGTTCTCTATGTAATCCTTCACGGTGGGATCATCTGGCGTCGTTTCGGTCTCGCCGCGATCGTGCCGGCAATCGCTATCGTGATGCTCACCAACAGTCGTGCCACCTGGTTTGCGTTGGCCCTTGCGACTATCGTGCTGATCGGTGCCTGGCTGGTCTTGTCACGTAATGTACAGATATCCGCCGGACAACTGCCAATTTGGAAACGACGGGCTGTCGCTGCTTTCCTGGTAGCGGCCATAACGGCTGTCCTCTTTTCAACACCGATTTTACGACGGTCGGACCAACAGTCGGTTGTAGATCGTGCCATGACAGCTTCGTCATTACACCAGGGTTCGGTGGCCGAACGGCTGGCCATGTGGGAAAACAGCCTGGCCATGTTTTCTGATTTTCCCCTGCTCGGAGTCGGTGCCGGCAACTGGAAACTGATCAGTCCTGCTTACGGACCGATCGCGAAACGGCAATGGACGGACAATGCCATGTTTCAGCGCCCCCACAACGACTACCTATGGATCCTTTCCGAGTCGGGGATATTCTCGCTGATATGTTATCTGACCGTCCTGACTATGGCCCTGGTTCAATCCATCAGAACCGTCCGCATCGCGACTACCTCGGATGATGTCGCCGCTTCGTTCACCATGTTGTTCGGCCTGGTGCTTTTCATGATCATCAGTTTTTTCAGTTATCCCAAAGAGCGCATGGTACACACCATGCTCCTGGCGCTGATGTTAGCATCGATACCGGCTGTCCATAAAACGAAGGAAATCGGCTCGGACAAGGTTCGACGACTGCTCTTAACCGCCGTGGTCGCCCTCGCCCTTGGATCGCTCACGGTAGGTCTGGTCCGCTTACAATCCGAGAGTCACATCGTCGGCGCCCTTAACGCCCGTGATCAAGCCGAATGGCCGTCGGTGATTCGTGAAGTTGACCTGGCTACATCCTGGCTCGTTCGGTTTGATCACGCAGCTACACCGCTCACCTGGTACCGTGGCGTGGCCAACTTCTCTTTGGGGCGGCATGAAGCAGCCTTTGACGATTTCTCCGATGCATACGGTGTGCACCCCAACCATCACCATGTGCTGAACAATTTGGGCACTTGCTACGAGCTCAAGCAGATGCATGACTCGGCCATCTTCTTTTATCGCCGCGCACTCGAAATCATGCCCGGGTTTGAGAATGCCGCCATAAATCTGGCCGCGGCCTGCTTTAATGACCGACGTTACGAGGCAGCGCTGAAAGTGTTGAACGGAATGGACCAACCGGTCGCGGACCCACGATTCGAGGATTACAGGGAACAGATCAATAGAAAGCTGGACGAAACAAGGCGAAACTAG
- a CDS encoding RNA-binding transcriptional accessory protein → MTKDHIAKIAQELNLAPRQVQATVGLLDDDATVPFIARYRKEATGSLDEVAITQVRDRIAQLRELDKRREAILKSLIERDLLTDELQTKIDAAESMSVLEDIYLPFRPKRRTRATIARERGLEPLAELLLEQDDIDVHAEAELFIDQEKDVATIDDALAGARDIISEWINEDSGARARMRELFTRQGVITSTVAKGKENEGVKFSDYFDWGEPLSRVPSHRLLAMLRGEAESVLKVAIAPPAEEALAILEGIFLINNNAATQQVALAVQDSYKRLLAPAMETELRNETKAVADAEAIRVFAENLRELLMTSPLPRKNVLAIDPGFRTGCKVVVLDKQGGLQHNMAIFPHGSTKQRDEAAGDIKALCARFKVNVIAIGNGTAGRETESFVREIALADHVQIEMVNEAGASIYSASEIAREEFPEHDVTVRGSVSIGRRLTDPLAELVKIDPKSIGVGQYQHDVDQTALKQSLDDTVMSCVNSVGVDVNTASKQLLTYVSGLGPALAQNVVAYRTENGPFKTRTALKKVPRLGPKAFEQAAGFMRIADGKNPLDSSAVHPESYTVVEKMARDLGCTVSQLMQDESLRKKVTLQNYVSDGTGLPTLTDIMDELAKPGRDPRAAFESFSFDDSVHTMNDLKVGMKLPGVVTNVTNFGAFVDIGVHQDGLVHISELADQFVKDPSEIVKVHQKVRVTVLSIDIDRKRIGLSMRQSES, encoded by the coding sequence ATGACCAAGGATCACATCGCAAAAATCGCTCAAGAACTCAATCTCGCACCGAGACAGGTCCAGGCAACCGTGGGTCTGCTTGACGATGACGCCACCGTGCCATTCATCGCACGCTACCGCAAAGAAGCCACTGGCAGTCTCGATGAAGTTGCGATCACTCAGGTCCGTGATCGAATAGCACAACTGCGCGAACTGGATAAGCGTCGCGAGGCTATACTGAAGTCATTGATCGAACGCGATCTGCTCACCGACGAGTTGCAGACTAAAATCGATGCAGCCGAATCGATGAGCGTGCTGGAAGACATCTATCTACCCTTCCGACCCAAGCGTCGCACGCGCGCCACGATTGCCCGGGAACGCGGCTTGGAACCGCTCGCCGAACTGTTGCTTGAGCAGGATGACATCGATGTCCACGCAGAGGCAGAGCTGTTTATTGACCAGGAAAAAGACGTTGCGACCATCGACGACGCATTGGCCGGCGCACGTGACATTATCTCCGAATGGATTAACGAGGACTCGGGCGCACGGGCGCGGATGCGTGAGCTGTTCACCAGACAGGGCGTTATCACATCGACTGTGGCCAAGGGCAAGGAGAACGAAGGCGTTAAGTTCTCAGATTATTTCGACTGGGGGGAACCGCTATCGAGAGTTCCATCGCATCGTCTGCTGGCCATGTTACGCGGCGAGGCGGAATCGGTCTTGAAAGTGGCGATCGCACCGCCTGCAGAGGAAGCATTGGCCATCCTGGAAGGTATCTTCCTCATCAACAATAACGCCGCCACGCAACAAGTGGCGCTGGCTGTTCAGGACAGTTACAAACGACTGCTCGCTCCGGCCATGGAAACCGAACTGCGCAACGAAACCAAAGCGGTTGCAGATGCCGAGGCGATCCGAGTGTTTGCCGAGAACCTGCGCGAACTTCTGATGACCTCTCCCTTGCCTCGTAAGAACGTGCTGGCTATCGACCCCGGCTTTCGCACCGGCTGCAAAGTGGTCGTGCTGGACAAACAGGGCGGTTTGCAACACAATATGGCGATCTTTCCGCACGGCTCCACAAAACAACGCGACGAAGCAGCCGGCGACATCAAGGCGCTGTGCGCGCGCTTCAAAGTGAACGTGATCGCCATTGGCAACGGCACAGCCGGACGCGAAACGGAATCGTTCGTGCGTGAGATCGCCCTGGCCGATCATGTTCAGATCGAGATGGTCAACGAAGCCGGCGCCTCGATCTACTCCGCCTCGGAAATCGCTCGCGAGGAGTTCCCGGAACATGATGTCACCGTGCGCGGATCGGTCTCGATTGGACGCCGCCTGACCGACCCGCTGGCCGAACTGGTTAAGATAGACCCCAAGTCGATTGGCGTCGGACAGTATCAGCACGATGTTGACCAGACGGCGTTAAAGCAATCTCTGGACGATACGGTGATGAGCTGTGTCAACAGTGTCGGCGTCGATGTCAACACGGCCAGCAAACAACTGCTCACTTACGTCTCCGGCCTGGGACCGGCGCTGGCGCAAAACGTGGTCGCCTATCGCACCGAGAACGGACCGTTCAAGACTCGCACCGCCCTCAAGAAAGTACCGCGGCTGGGACCCAAGGCGTTCGAGCAGGCAGCCGGGTTCATGCGCATCGCCGACGGCAAGAACCCGTTGGACTCAAGCGCCGTACATCCGGAGAGCTATACGGTTGTTGAGAAGATGGCGCGCGATTTGGGTTGCACCGTATCTCAGTTGATGCAGGACGAATCACTACGTAAGAAAGTCACGCTGCAAAACTACGTCTCCGACGGAACCGGGCTGCCGACCCTGACCGACATCATGGATGAACTGGCCAAACCGGGCCGTGATCCGCGTGCAGCCTTTGAATCGTTTTCGTTCGATGACTCGGTGCATACCATGAACGACCTCAAAGTGGGCATGAAACTGCCGGGGGTCGTGACCAACGTGACCAATTTCGGCGCCTTTGTCGACATCGGGGTTCATCAGGACGGATTGGTGCACATCAGCGAGTTGGCCGATCAATTCGTCAAAGACCCCTCTGAAATCGTGAAGGTGCATCAAAAAGTGCGCGTCACCGTGCTATCCATCGACATCGACCGCAAACGCATCGGATTGAGCATGCGGCAGAGCGAAAGCTGA
- a CDS encoding methyltransferase domain-containing protein has protein sequence MINSDKSYFSLRSFYGILEPEEKSFIKEMLRMAGRKQPSVFEKYAHEYDLITNAVERVNYHQKEVDALITRFAPATVLDAGCANGLTSELLARRGVNTVGLDCSRRMIQAAREKCDSKNLPLSFRVGNFERLPKSMHSEFDLVVCLANSISGVSSVAGVRKTLKNFYAVLKPGGWLVMQMLNYSSMKEGTLFPIRATANDGIIYERFSERRGKRLSVYVSRLEMRGSSQKFEVFRHEFDTYDIALIGRLVARSGFCKVGKFGDLYLKKRFARTSRDLVLICQRPIG, from the coding sequence ATGATTAACTCAGACAAAAGTTACTTTAGTTTGAGGTCATTTTACGGTATTCTTGAGCCGGAAGAAAAGAGTTTTATCAAGGAGATGTTGAGAATGGCCGGTAGAAAACAACCTTCCGTGTTTGAAAAATATGCTCACGAATACGATCTGATTACCAACGCGGTGGAGCGCGTGAATTATCACCAGAAGGAAGTCGATGCCCTTATCACTCGCTTTGCGCCGGCCACGGTTCTTGATGCCGGTTGTGCCAACGGTCTGACTTCCGAGTTGTTGGCTCGTCGCGGCGTAAACACTGTGGGGTTGGATTGCTCTCGTCGGATGATTCAAGCGGCGCGTGAAAAGTGCGACTCAAAGAATCTGCCGTTGAGTTTCCGGGTGGGCAATTTCGAACGACTGCCGAAAAGTATGCACTCTGAGTTTGACCTGGTGGTCTGTCTGGCCAATAGTATTTCGGGCGTCAGCAGTGTCGCGGGAGTCAGAAAGACACTGAAGAACTTCTATGCAGTGCTGAAGCCGGGCGGTTGGCTGGTGATGCAAATGCTCAACTATTCCTCCATGAAGGAAGGAACTTTGTTCCCGATCCGAGCCACGGCCAACGACGGGATCATTTACGAGCGGTTCTCTGAACGACGTGGAAAACGACTTTCTGTTTATGTGTCTCGTTTGGAAATGAGAGGATCGAGTCAGAAGTTTGAGGTCTTTCGGCACGAGTTTGATACTTATGACATCGCTTTGATTGGCCGATTGGTGGCCCGGAGTGGTTTTTGCAAGGTGGGTAAGTTTGGCGACTTGTACCTCAAGAAACGGTTTGCCCGGACCTCACGTGACTTGGTTTTGATTTGTCAACGGCCCATTGGTTGA